From a region of the Salvelinus fontinalis isolate EN_2023a chromosome 13, ASM2944872v1, whole genome shotgun sequence genome:
- the mat2b gene encoding methionine adenosyltransferase 2 subunit beta isoform X1, with protein MLPEKIICLFFPYKLVVVPDRVVWLYLWETMPGYEYGDYEENVDIPYRRVLVTGATGLLGRAVYKEFQNNAWHALGCGYRRAQPRFLRCNLTDEDAVRAVIQDFQPHVIVHCAAERRPDVVEHHTEAALNLNVHASGTLAKEAAGIFLIYISTDYVFDGRNPPYGENDAPNPLNVYGKSKLEGEREVLRHSPGAAVLRVPILYGEVERVDESAVTVLWDKVQEGAESCSVEHCQQRFPTYVNDVARVCRQMAERRLQDPSIQGIFHYSGKEQMTKYEMACAIADAFNLPSSHLIPMTEQPAGTGAQRPQNAQLECSRLELLGLGVEPIPFKTAVRDSLWPFLYDKRWRQTVFH; from the exons ATGTTGCCGGAAAAAATTATCTGTCTTTTTTTCCCCTATAAATTAGTGGTGGTGCCTGATCGAGTTGTATGGTTGTATTTGTGGGAAACGATGCCGGGATATGAATACGGAGATTACGAG GAAAATGTGGACATCCCCTATAGGCGTGTGCTAGTGACAGGGGCCACAGGGCTGCTTGGGCGTGCGGTTTATAAAGAGTTCCAGAATAATGCCTGGCACGCCTTGGGATGTGGGTACAGACGGGCTCAGCCCCGCTTCCTACGATGCAACCTAACGGACGAGGATGCTGTGCGAGCGGTCATTCAAGACTTCCAG CCCCATGTGATCGTGCACTGTGCTGCGGAGAGAAGGCCAGATGTGGTAGAGCATCACACAGAGGCAGCCCTGAACCTGAATGTCCATGCATCTGGGACTTTAGCTAAAGAGGCAG CTGGGATCTTCCTCATCTACATCAGCACTGACTACGTGTTTGATGGTCGGAACCCTCCCTACGGAGAGAACGACGCTCCTAATCCTTTAAATGTGTACGGAAAGTCCaagctagagggggagagggaggtcctgagacacagccctg GTGCGGCTGTGCTGCGAGTGCCTATACTGTACGGAGAGGTAGAGCGGGTGGATGAGAGCGCTGTGACGGTGCTGTGGGACAAGGTTCAGGAgggggcagagagctgcagtgtGGAGCACTGTCAGCAGCGCTTCCCCACCTACGTCAACGATGTGGCTCGAGTCTGCAGACAGATGGCTGAGCGGAGGCTCCAG GACCCATCAATACAAGGGATCTTCCATTACTCTGGAAAGGAACAGATGACCAAATACGAGATGGCCTGTGCGATTGCAGATGCTTTCAACCTGCCCAGCAGTCATTTGATACCG ATGACAGAGCAGCCTGCCGGTACGGGGGCTCAGAGACCTCAGAATGCCCAGCTGGAGTGTTCCCGTCTTGAGCTGCTGGGCCTCGGCGTGGAGCCCATCCCCTTTAAGACGGCAGTGAGGGATAGCCTCTGGCCCTTCCTGTACGACAAGCGCTGGAGGCAGACCGTCTTCCATTGA
- the mat2b gene encoding methionine adenosyltransferase 2 subunit beta isoform X2, translating into MNEKELKIHFTPGHVEVVQENVDIPYRRVLVTGATGLLGRAVYKEFQNNAWHALGCGYRRAQPRFLRCNLTDEDAVRAVIQDFQPHVIVHCAAERRPDVVEHHTEAALNLNVHASGTLAKEAAGIFLIYISTDYVFDGRNPPYGENDAPNPLNVYGKSKLEGEREVLRHSPGAAVLRVPILYGEVERVDESAVTVLWDKVQEGAESCSVEHCQQRFPTYVNDVARVCRQMAERRLQDPSIQGIFHYSGKEQMTKYEMACAIADAFNLPSSHLIPMTEQPAGTGAQRPQNAQLECSRLELLGLGVEPIPFKTAVRDSLWPFLYDKRWRQTVFH; encoded by the exons ATGAACGAAAAGGAACTTAAGATACATTTCACCCCAGGGCACGTAGAGGTGGTGCAG GAAAATGTGGACATCCCCTATAGGCGTGTGCTAGTGACAGGGGCCACAGGGCTGCTTGGGCGTGCGGTTTATAAAGAGTTCCAGAATAATGCCTGGCACGCCTTGGGATGTGGGTACAGACGGGCTCAGCCCCGCTTCCTACGATGCAACCTAACGGACGAGGATGCTGTGCGAGCGGTCATTCAAGACTTCCAG CCCCATGTGATCGTGCACTGTGCTGCGGAGAGAAGGCCAGATGTGGTAGAGCATCACACAGAGGCAGCCCTGAACCTGAATGTCCATGCATCTGGGACTTTAGCTAAAGAGGCAG CTGGGATCTTCCTCATCTACATCAGCACTGACTACGTGTTTGATGGTCGGAACCCTCCCTACGGAGAGAACGACGCTCCTAATCCTTTAAATGTGTACGGAAAGTCCaagctagagggggagagggaggtcctgagacacagccctg GTGCGGCTGTGCTGCGAGTGCCTATACTGTACGGAGAGGTAGAGCGGGTGGATGAGAGCGCTGTGACGGTGCTGTGGGACAAGGTTCAGGAgggggcagagagctgcagtgtGGAGCACTGTCAGCAGCGCTTCCCCACCTACGTCAACGATGTGGCTCGAGTCTGCAGACAGATGGCTGAGCGGAGGCTCCAG GACCCATCAATACAAGGGATCTTCCATTACTCTGGAAAGGAACAGATGACCAAATACGAGATGGCCTGTGCGATTGCAGATGCTTTCAACCTGCCCAGCAGTCATTTGATACCG ATGACAGAGCAGCCTGCCGGTACGGGGGCTCAGAGACCTCAGAATGCCCAGCTGGAGTGTTCCCGTCTTGAGCTGCTGGGCCTCGGCGTGGAGCCCATCCCCTTTAAGACGGCAGTGAGGGATAGCCTCTGGCCCTTCCTGTACGACAAGCGCTGGAGGCAGACCGTCTTCCATTGA